Proteins encoded within one genomic window of Granulicella pectinivorans:
- a CDS encoding PadR family transcriptional regulator: protein MIHPPQNEMFDSLRLELRRGCLVLAVLVQLRKEHYGYTLRKALADEGLAIEESTLYPLLRRLEAQGLLTSEWREEEKRNKRFYRLSAGGEATLTALLAEWTAINDSVTRILKGRNDDGAA, encoded by the coding sequence ATGATCCATCCACCACAAAACGAGATGTTCGACTCGCTTCGGCTGGAGCTACGGCGGGGCTGCCTGGTCCTGGCGGTGCTGGTTCAGCTTCGGAAGGAGCATTACGGGTACACCCTGCGCAAGGCCCTTGCGGATGAAGGGCTGGCGATCGAGGAGAGTACGCTCTATCCCCTGCTGCGGCGGCTGGAGGCGCAAGGCTTGCTGACCAGCGAATGGCGCGAGGAGGAGAAGAGGAACAAGCGCTTCTACCGGCTCTCGGCTGGGGGCGAGGCGACGCTGACGGCTCTGCTGGCAGAGTGGACGGCGATCAACGATTCGGTGACGCGGATTCTGAAAGGACGGAATGACGATGGAGCTGCTTGA